The Vitis riparia cultivar Riparia Gloire de Montpellier isolate 1030 chromosome 3, EGFV_Vit.rip_1.0, whole genome shotgun sequence genome includes a region encoding these proteins:
- the LOC117911796 gene encoding aquaporin PIP2-7 — MSKEVSEEGQSHGKDYVDPPPAPLIDIAEIKLWSFYRAVIAEFIATLLFLYITVATVIGYKKQADPCGGVGLLGVAWAFGGMIFILVYCTAGISGGHINPAVTFGLFLARKVSLIRALAYMVAQCLGAICGVGLVKAFMKSFYNSLGGGANSVAAGYNKGTALGAEIIGTFVLVYTVFSATDPKRSARDSHVPVLAPLPIGFAVFMVHLATIPITGTGINPARSFGAAVIYNNEKVWDDQWIFWVGPFVGALAAAAYHQYILRAAAIKALGSFRSNPTN; from the exons ATGTCTAAGGAAGTGAGTGAAGAAGGGCAGAGCCATGGGAAGGACTATGTGGATCCACCACCTGCTCCACTGATTGACATAGCTGAGATCAAGCTTTGGTCTTTTTACAGAGCCGTGATAGCTGAGTTCATAGCAACCCTTCTTTTCCTCTACATCACTGTGGCCACGGTCATAGGCTACAAGAAGCAGGCTGATCCATGTGGTGGCGTGGGGCTTCTGGGTGTTGCATGGGCCTTTGGTGGGATGATTTTCATTCTCGTGTACTGCACTGCCGGAATCTCTG GTGGGCACATCAACCCTGCTGTGACCTTCGGGTTGTTCTTGGCCAGGAAGGTGTCTCTTATCCGGGCTTTGGCCTACATGGTGGCTCAGTGTTTGGGAGCCATTTGCGGTGTTGGGTTGGTGAAAGCCTTCATGAAATCCTTCTACAATTCACTTGGTGGTGGTGCCAACTCCGTCGCCGCCGGCTACAACAAAGGCACAGCTCTTGGTGCTGAAATCATCGGCACTTTCGTGCTCGTGTACACTGTTTTCTCAGCCACTGACCCCAAGAGAAGCGCCAGAGATTCCCACGTCCCT GTTTTGGCTCCACTGCCCATTGGGTTTGCTGTCTTCATGGTCCACCTTGCCACCATCCCCATCACCGGCACCGGCATCAACCCCGCCAGGAGCTTCGGCGCCGCCGTCATCTACAACAATGAAAAAGTTTGGGACGACCAG TGGATCTTCTGGGTCGGACCATTTGTGGGAGCACTAGCTGCAGCAGCATACCACCAGTACATACTGAGAGCAGCTGCCATCAAAGCTTTGGGATCATTCCGCAGCAACCCCACCAACTAA
- the LOC117908870 gene encoding pre-mRNA-splicing factor syf2: MAGERRVHPDCINASNPYHECVEYCFRKIAEAKAQMDKKESEVMEAGSGSGGGNDQYISGVPDQDKNPHDEGTDPEEQSDDDNDQPVEEIEEVDFTQLTGRQKKLFELRLKMNEARKANQTAMVAEKKKMEAPPESRGISKQKWIEERKKKIGKLLDVNGLDMKKAYMLDTQERAETKYKKWEKDPAPFGWDVFNQKTLYDAYKKRTKNIEVDIDEYNKMKEADPEFYREASSLQYGKAPKCSEDKIDKMVKELKDRDEKRQSFSRRRKFHEEKDIDSINDRNEHFNKKIERAFGKYTLEIKNNLERGTALPD; this comes from the exons ATGGCTGGAGAAAGAAGAGTGCATCCAGATTGCATAAATGCATCTAATCCCTATCATGAGTGTGTTGAATATTGCTTTAGAAAAATTGCCGAAGCCAAGGCACAGATGGATAAAAAGGAGTCAG AAGTCATGGAAGCTGGTAGTGGCAGTGGTGGCGGCAATGATCAATACATTTCAGGTGTCCCTGATCAGGATAAAAATCCACATGATGAAGGAACGGATCCTGAAGAACAGTCTGATGACGACAATGATCAACCTGTTGAGGAGATTGAGGAAGTAGACTTCACACAACTCACAGGGAGGCAGAAAAAGTTGTTTGAGTTAAGACTTAAGATG AATGAGGCAAGAAAAGCCAATCAGACAGCCATGGTGgctgagaagaaaaaaatggaagctCCACCAGAGTCAAGGGGCATTTCTAAACAAAAATGGATCgaggagaggaagaaaaaaattggcAAACTTCTAGATGTTAATGGTCTGGATATGAAAAAGGCATATATGCTAGATACACAAGAAAGGGCAGagacaaaatataagaaatgggAAAAGGATCCTGCTCCATTTGGTTGGGATG TTTTCAATCAGAAAACATTGTACGATGCATACAAGAAGCGAACAAAGAATATTGAGGTTGACATCGATGAATATAATAAGATGAAAGAAGCCGACCCAGAATTCTATCGCGAAGCTTCAAGCCTTCAATATGGGAAG GCACCAAAGTGCTCAGAAGATAAGATTGACAAGATGGTTAAGGAACTCAAGGACCGGGACGAGAAGCGCCAGTCATTTAGCAGGAGGAGGAAGTTCCATGAAGAGAAGGACATCGACTCCATCAATGACCGTAACGAGCATTTCAACAAGAAGATCGAGCGAGCATTTGGTAAATATACACTGGAGATCAAAAACAATCTTGAGAGAGGAACTGCCCTTCCTGACTAA
- the LOC117911746 gene encoding uncharacterized protein LOC117911746 isoform X2, which translates to MAGGRVVSRSSNSCPAPYSDDGKSREEGEFSKQVTKERKYFKRIIKADAGKNTKESGSPVADAPRKLSRKRKKGDDECQPTPPKLPDNISIHGCAASHEVEVQSFQLVATSENGAMENGPEKMSTTGSPKDGVEAERIDASPEVPVNWSIARSDNAKDLEEDEQEEVQSITSDSYVLVKPIKEAGAVPVMGSLSTATSDNSHNLEEDEQKEATSDSYVLIGEDTSTSYASTTPIPEVEAERIDTSSSTAISDDAHKSEEDKHEEAQPTTSDSYLLSSILKVVSLPWRLFSRARVGAGTARRT; encoded by the exons ATGGCTGGTGGACGAGTGGTAAGCAGGTCATCAAATTCCTGCCCTGCTCCATATTCAG ATGATGGAAAGAGCAGGGAAGAAGGTGAATTCAGCAAACAGGtgaccaaagaaagaaaatatttcaaaaggaTCATAAAAGCTGATGCAGGGAAGAACACTAAAGAATCAG GCTCCCCTGTTGCTGATGCTCCCCGAAAATTGAGcaggaaaagaaagaagggaGACGATGAATGTCAACCTACACCCCCTAAACTGCCTGATAATATCTCCATTCATGGTTGCGCAGCTTCCCATGAGGTGGAAGTCCAGTCATTTCAATTGGTGGCTACATCTGAAAATGGAGCAATG GAAAACGGTCCAGAAAAGATGTCAACTACAGGCTCCCCAAAGGATGGAGTGGAGGCTGAAAGAATTGATGCTTCACCTGAGGTTCCTGTTAATTGGAGCATTGCAAGATCAGATAATGCCAAagatttggaggaagatgagcAGGAAGAGGTTCAATCCATAACATCTGATTCCTATGTGCTGGTTAAACCGATCAAAGAAGCGGGGGCTGTTCCTGTTATGGGGTCTCTGAGCACTGCAACCTCGGATAATTCCCACAATTTGGAAGAAGATGAGCAGAAAGAGGCGACATCTGATTCCTATGTGCTGATTGGAGAGGACACTTCTACCTCCTATGCCAGTACAACACCAATCCCAGAAGTGGAGGCTGAAAGGATTGATACTTCTTCATCCACTGCAATCTCAGATGATGCCCACAAATCGGAAGAAGACAAGCATGAAGAGGCTCAACCCACAACATCTGATTCCTATCTGCTCTCTTCCATTCTCAAGGTAGTCAGTCTTCCATGGCGCTTATTCTCTAGAGCACGTGTCGGTGCTGGAACTGCTAGGCGCACCTGA
- the LOC117911746 gene encoding uncharacterized protein LOC117911746 isoform X1 produces the protein MFSVIKISSETLFVFEFFYRPQLSSRKAQFGLNMAGGRVVSRSSNSCPAPYSDDGKSREEGEFSKQVTKERKYFKRIIKADAGKNTKESGSPVADAPRKLSRKRKKGDDECQPTPPKLPDNISIHGCAASHEVEVQSFQLVATSENGAMENGPEKMSTTGSPKDGVEAERIDASPEVPVNWSIARSDNAKDLEEDEQEEVQSITSDSYVLVKPIKEAGAVPVMGSLSTATSDNSHNLEEDEQKEATSDSYVLIGEDTSTSYASTTPIPEVEAERIDTSSSTAISDDAHKSEEDKHEEAQPTTSDSYLLSSILKVVSLPWRLFSRARVGAGTARRT, from the exons ATGTTCTCTGTTATCAAAATAAGTTCTGAAACATTGTTTGTGTTTGAATTTTTCTACAGGCCACAGCTGAGTTCTAGAAAAGCTCAATTTGGGTTAAACATGGCTGGTGGACGAGTGGTAAGCAGGTCATCAAATTCCTGCCCTGCTCCATATTCAG ATGATGGAAAGAGCAGGGAAGAAGGTGAATTCAGCAAACAGGtgaccaaagaaagaaaatatttcaaaaggaTCATAAAAGCTGATGCAGGGAAGAACACTAAAGAATCAG GCTCCCCTGTTGCTGATGCTCCCCGAAAATTGAGcaggaaaagaaagaagggaGACGATGAATGTCAACCTACACCCCCTAAACTGCCTGATAATATCTCCATTCATGGTTGCGCAGCTTCCCATGAGGTGGAAGTCCAGTCATTTCAATTGGTGGCTACATCTGAAAATGGAGCAATG GAAAACGGTCCAGAAAAGATGTCAACTACAGGCTCCCCAAAGGATGGAGTGGAGGCTGAAAGAATTGATGCTTCACCTGAGGTTCCTGTTAATTGGAGCATTGCAAGATCAGATAATGCCAAagatttggaggaagatgagcAGGAAGAGGTTCAATCCATAACATCTGATTCCTATGTGCTGGTTAAACCGATCAAAGAAGCGGGGGCTGTTCCTGTTATGGGGTCTCTGAGCACTGCAACCTCGGATAATTCCCACAATTTGGAAGAAGATGAGCAGAAAGAGGCGACATCTGATTCCTATGTGCTGATTGGAGAGGACACTTCTACCTCCTATGCCAGTACAACACCAATCCCAGAAGTGGAGGCTGAAAGGATTGATACTTCTTCATCCACTGCAATCTCAGATGATGCCCACAAATCGGAAGAAGACAAGCATGAAGAGGCTCAACCCACAACATCTGATTCCTATCTGCTCTCTTCCATTCTCAAGGTAGTCAGTCTTCCATGGCGCTTATTCTCTAGAGCACGTGTCGGTGCTGGAACTGCTAGGCGCACCTGA
- the LOC117910901 gene encoding transcription factor ABORTED MICROSPORES isoform X2, which translates to MVQSLMERLRPLVGLKSWDWDYCVLWKLSEDQRFLNWMDCCCAGGGENSTQNGGEEHLFPVSSVLPCRDAMSQHLRTKSCDLLAQLPSSISLDSGIHGQTLISNQPRWLNFCNSSDSSILEETVGTGLLIPVLGGLIELFVAKQVAEDQHVINFVTTQCHMISMEQEAIMNSSNINSIFSVNVNGGNADENQKDPNNHFQAPISPVTAMENLNDLPISVDRIRLCSSPMNFLQQFSYTSESSIKNDVFFEGSHDSFLSEKAMMNALDCGFQEMEAMQKSMHIEMTEPLANKEQLGDDHKDSSAKRTANQADSVSDCSDQIDDDDDLKFQRRTGKGAQSKNIDAERRRRKKLNDRLYALRSLVPKISKLDRASILGDAIEFVKELQKQAKDLQDELEENSEDEGGKMNAGINSNPNNLQSEILNDNGSGVNIGPKTENEETQNRFLMGAAGNGIAASACRPPSTKQNHETDQITDDKAQQMEPQVEVAQIEGNDFFVKVFCEHKAGGFVRLMEALSSLGLEVTNANVTSCKGLVSNLFKVEKRDSEMVQADHVRDSLLELTKNPSEKWHGQMAYASENGGGLDFHNHHHHHHLHSHLLSSHHLHHIQN; encoded by the exons ATGGTACAGAGCCTCATGGAGAGGCTAAGGCCTCTTGTGGGATTGAAAAGCTGGGACTGGGACTACTGTGTTCTTTGGAAACTAAGTGAAGATCAAAG GTTTCTGAACTGGATGGACTGTTGCTGCGCCGGAGGAGGTGAAAACAGTACTCAAAATGGTGGAGAAGAGCATCTTTTTCCTGTTTCCAGTGTCCTTCCTTGCAGGGATGCCATGTCGCAGCACCTAAGAACCAAATCTTGTGATCTTCTTGCCCAACTGCCTTCTTCCATCTCCCTAGATTCTGG GATTCATGGACAGACCTTGATCTCAAACCAACCCAGATGGCTCAACTTCTGTAATAGCTCAGATTCAAGCATTCTTGAA GAAACAGTTGGGACTGGGCTCCTGATTCCAGTTCTAGGAGGACTAATTGAGCTGTTTGTTGCTAAACAA gTAGCTGAGGATCAACATGTAATAAACTTTGTTACAACACAGTGCCACATGATCTCAATGGAGCAGGAAGCCATTATGAATTCAAGCAATATCAATTCAATCTTCTCGGTTAATGTCAATGGAGGCAATGCAGATGAGAATCAAAAGGATCCCAACAATCATTTCCAGGCACCAATTTCCCCAGTAACAGCAATGGAGAACTTGAATGATCTGCCAATCTCAGTCGACCGAATCCGCCTATGCAGCTCTCCCATGAACTTCTTGCAGCAATTCAGTTACACCTCTGAGAGTAGTATCAAGAATGATGTCTTCTTTGAAGGATCCCATGACTCATTTCTTTCAGAGAAGGCAATGATGAATGCTTTAGATTGTGGATTTCAGGAGATGGAGGCAATGCAGAAGTCCATGCATATAGAAATGACGGAGCCTCTAGCAAACAAGGAGCAGCTGGGTGATGATCATAAGGATTCGAGTGCTAAAAGAACAGCGAACCAAGCTGATTCAGTTTCAGACTGCAGTGATCagattgatgatgatgatgatttaaAGTTCCAAAGGAGGACAGGGAAAGGGGCTCAATCGAAAAACATCGATGCTGAGAGGAGGCGAAGGAAGAAGCTTAATGATAGGCTCTATGCGCTTCGTTCTTTGGTTCCCAAAATATCAAAG TTGGATAGAGCTTCAATTCTGGGTGATGCAATAGAATTTGTGAAGGAGTTGCAGAAGCAAGCGAAGGATCTGCAAGATGAGCTTGAAGAGAATTCAGAGGACGAAGGTGGGAAGATGAATGCAGGCATCAACAGCAACCCCAACAATCTCCAATCTGAAATTCTGAATGACAATGGATCAGGAGTAAACATTGGGCCTAAAACTGAAAATGAAGAAACTCAAAACCGGTTTCTTATGGGAGCAGCAGGCAATGGCATTGCCGCCAGTGCCTGCAGGCCGCCATCCACCAAGCAGAACCATGAAACCGATCAAATCACTGATGACAAAGCACAGCAGATGGAG CCCCAAGTGGAGGTGGCTCAGATAGAAGGGAATGACTTCTTTGTCAAGGTGTTTTGCGAGCATAAGGCGGGCGGGTTTGTGAGGCTGATGGAGGCTCTGAGCTCTTTAGGCTTGGAAGTGACTAATGCAAATGTAACAAGCTGCAAAGGCCTGGTTTCTAATCTGTTCAAAGTAGAG AAAAGGGACAGTGAGATGGTCCAAGCTGACCATGTTAGGGACTCCTTGCTCGAGTTAACGAAAAACCCATCTGAAAAATGGCATGGTCAGATGGCTTACGCTTCGGAAAATGGCGGTGGCTTGGACTTCCAcaaccatcaccaccaccatcacCTCCACAGCCATCTCCTCAGTTCCCATCACCTCCACCACATTCAGAATTAG
- the LOC117910901 gene encoding transcription factor ABORTED MICROSPORES isoform X1 translates to MVQSLMERLRPLVGLKSWDWDYCVLWKLSEDQRFLNWMDCCCAGGGENSTQNGGEEHLFPVSSVLPCRDAMSQHLRTKSCDLLAQLPSSISLDSGIHGQTLISNQPRWLNFCNSSDSSILEETVGTGLLIPVLGGLIELFVAKQVAEDQHVINFVTTQCHMISMEQEAIMNSSNINSIFSVNVNGGNADENQKDPNNHFQAPISPVTAMENLNDLPISVDRIRLCSSPMNFLQQFSYTSESSIKNDVFFEGSHDSFLSEKAMMNALDCGFQEMEAMQKSMHIEMTEPLANKEQLGDDHKDSSAKRTANQADSVSDCSDQIDDDDDLKFQRRTGKGAQSKNIDAERRRRKKLNDRLYALRSLVPKISKLDRASILGDAIEFVKELQKQAKDLQDELEENSEDEGGKMNAGINSNPNNLQSEILNDNGSGVNIGPKTENEETQNRFLMGAAGNGIAASACRPPSTKQNHETDQITDDKAQQMEPQVEVAQIEGNDFFVKVFCEHKAGGFVRLMEALSSLGLEVTNANVTSCKGLVSNLFKVEQKRDSEMVQADHVRDSLLELTKNPSEKWHGQMAYASENGGGLDFHNHHHHHHLHSHLLSSHHLHHIQN, encoded by the exons ATGGTACAGAGCCTCATGGAGAGGCTAAGGCCTCTTGTGGGATTGAAAAGCTGGGACTGGGACTACTGTGTTCTTTGGAAACTAAGTGAAGATCAAAG GTTTCTGAACTGGATGGACTGTTGCTGCGCCGGAGGAGGTGAAAACAGTACTCAAAATGGTGGAGAAGAGCATCTTTTTCCTGTTTCCAGTGTCCTTCCTTGCAGGGATGCCATGTCGCAGCACCTAAGAACCAAATCTTGTGATCTTCTTGCCCAACTGCCTTCTTCCATCTCCCTAGATTCTGG GATTCATGGACAGACCTTGATCTCAAACCAACCCAGATGGCTCAACTTCTGTAATAGCTCAGATTCAAGCATTCTTGAA GAAACAGTTGGGACTGGGCTCCTGATTCCAGTTCTAGGAGGACTAATTGAGCTGTTTGTTGCTAAACAA gTAGCTGAGGATCAACATGTAATAAACTTTGTTACAACACAGTGCCACATGATCTCAATGGAGCAGGAAGCCATTATGAATTCAAGCAATATCAATTCAATCTTCTCGGTTAATGTCAATGGAGGCAATGCAGATGAGAATCAAAAGGATCCCAACAATCATTTCCAGGCACCAATTTCCCCAGTAACAGCAATGGAGAACTTGAATGATCTGCCAATCTCAGTCGACCGAATCCGCCTATGCAGCTCTCCCATGAACTTCTTGCAGCAATTCAGTTACACCTCTGAGAGTAGTATCAAGAATGATGTCTTCTTTGAAGGATCCCATGACTCATTTCTTTCAGAGAAGGCAATGATGAATGCTTTAGATTGTGGATTTCAGGAGATGGAGGCAATGCAGAAGTCCATGCATATAGAAATGACGGAGCCTCTAGCAAACAAGGAGCAGCTGGGTGATGATCATAAGGATTCGAGTGCTAAAAGAACAGCGAACCAAGCTGATTCAGTTTCAGACTGCAGTGATCagattgatgatgatgatgatttaaAGTTCCAAAGGAGGACAGGGAAAGGGGCTCAATCGAAAAACATCGATGCTGAGAGGAGGCGAAGGAAGAAGCTTAATGATAGGCTCTATGCGCTTCGTTCTTTGGTTCCCAAAATATCAAAG TTGGATAGAGCTTCAATTCTGGGTGATGCAATAGAATTTGTGAAGGAGTTGCAGAAGCAAGCGAAGGATCTGCAAGATGAGCTTGAAGAGAATTCAGAGGACGAAGGTGGGAAGATGAATGCAGGCATCAACAGCAACCCCAACAATCTCCAATCTGAAATTCTGAATGACAATGGATCAGGAGTAAACATTGGGCCTAAAACTGAAAATGAAGAAACTCAAAACCGGTTTCTTATGGGAGCAGCAGGCAATGGCATTGCCGCCAGTGCCTGCAGGCCGCCATCCACCAAGCAGAACCATGAAACCGATCAAATCACTGATGACAAAGCACAGCAGATGGAG CCCCAAGTGGAGGTGGCTCAGATAGAAGGGAATGACTTCTTTGTCAAGGTGTTTTGCGAGCATAAGGCGGGCGGGTTTGTGAGGCTGATGGAGGCTCTGAGCTCTTTAGGCTTGGAAGTGACTAATGCAAATGTAACAAGCTGCAAAGGCCTGGTTTCTAATCTGTTCAAAGTAGAG CAGAAAAGGGACAGTGAGATGGTCCAAGCTGACCATGTTAGGGACTCCTTGCTCGAGTTAACGAAAAACCCATCTGAAAAATGGCATGGTCAGATGGCTTACGCTTCGGAAAATGGCGGTGGCTTGGACTTCCAcaaccatcaccaccaccatcacCTCCACAGCCATCTCCTCAGTTCCCATCACCTCCACCACATTCAGAATTAG
- the LOC117910902 gene encoding chemocyanin-like, with the protein MEETQVLKCCSSFTIILIMISLGFFHGTNSETYTVGDEEEWDTGINYLTWSERYNFSMGDVLVFKYVAVQHNAYEVTEATYKSCDASTGVLAKYESGDDQVPLTEEKQYWFICTIAGHCLGGMRFTIDVKAASTNTTKGGSPPEMEPSPPPTSPDKDFASRPQGMGSYCLVAFGVIVILQIVS; encoded by the exons ATGGAAGAAACTCAAGTTCTCAAGTGTTGTTCTAGCTTCACAATCATCCTAATAATGATCAGTCTCGGGTTTTTTCACGGCACGAATTCAGAAACTTATACAGTAGGTGATGAAGAAGAATGGGACACAGGGATAAACTATCTAACATGGTCTGAGAGATACAATTTCAGCATGGGCGATGTTCTTG TTTTCAAGTATGTAGCTGTGCAGCATAACGCGTATGAAGTGACCGAGGCGACCTATAAATCGTGCGATGCAAGCACTGGGGTCTTGGCCAAGTATGAGAGTGGAGATGATCAGGTGCCACTCACAGAAGAGAAGCAGTACTGGTTCATCTGCACCATTGCTGGGCATTGCCTTGGGGGGATGAGGTTCACCATCGACGTCAAAGCAGCGAGTACTAATACCACAAAGGGTGGATCACCTCCAGAAATGGAGCCAAGTCCTCCACCAACCAGCCCTGATAAAGATTTTGCCTCCAGACCACAAGGCATGGGAAGTTATTGTCTTGTTGCATTTGGGGTTATTGTAATACTTCAAATTGTTAGTTAA
- the LOC117911410 gene encoding uncharacterized protein LOC117911410, with protein sequence MASSNGGRFRELLKKYGKVALGVHFSVSAASISGLYIAIKNNVDVESLLHKVGMSGVSTKDEQQQQQLHPPPTETLDEFVIEERPSSENQQPTLQKRNRTAELAATSGGALALAVLCNKALFPIRVPITIALTPPVARFLARRRIIKNNGRG encoded by the exons ATGGCGTCATCCAACGGCGGGAGATTCCGGGAGCTCCTGAAGAAGTACGGAAAAGTCGCACTCGGCGTCCACTTCTCCGTGTCCGCCGCCTCAATCAGTGGCCTCTACATCGCCATCAAGAACAACGTCGACGTCGAATCGCTCCTCCACAAGGTGGGGATGAGTGGCGTCTCCACCAAAGAtgagcagcagcagcagcagctcCACCCTCCACCGACGGAGACATTAGATGAGTTTGTTATAGAAGAAAGACCCAGCTCGGAAAATCAACAGCCCACGCTGCAGAAGAGGAACCGGACTGCGGAATTGGCCGCCACCAGCGGCGGAGCCCTAGCCTTGGCCGTTCTCTGCAATAAAGCTCTGTTTCCAATTAGGGTCCCGATCACAATTGCTCTAACGCCCCCGGTTGCAAGGTTCTTGGCGAGGCGTCGGATTATCAAGAACAAT GGGAGAGGATGA